The DNA window AGAGCACCTCATTCCTGTGGTCCCTAGCTGTGGGCATTGGGGTTCCCCACCCATGGGGCCTGGCCTcgtttcctcttcctcttcactcCTGGCCCCACTCCCAGGAAATGGTGAGGGATTGCTCAGACCAGATGGGAAGAACTGAGATGAGCGGCAGCTGACGCCCATGCCCTGTTCTGCTGCCCCGTGACTGAGGTCCAGCCACACAGAACGCCGGGTCCTTGTTAGCTGCTACTGGGACGGGGGCTGTTCCTGTGGCCAGGATGGGTGTGGTAGTCAGGCCAAGGCGGGATGGGGCCCAGGCCTGCAACCCCAGCTCTTCAACCTGGAGTCCTAGCGAACGCTGACCTACATTGGGACAGGGCTGCCTCTTGCCCAGGGGGCTGTAGTTGGCCCCTTGGTGGCGTCTGGGAGTGCATGGGGGTGCCCTCTGTGCTGTGGGCCTCGCCCCCAGGACTCTACTTCCAGCCTGAGCTGCTCTGGCGTTTGCCTAAGAAGCATCTGTATCGAAGTTGGCTCTGAAAACTTCACAGTGGAGCTTCCCTGGGCTGGGATTCTCTGTCGCTTGCCCCGACCTCCAGCATCCCCAAGTGGCCTGGGTTCTGACTCCCACTGTCAGGCCACAGTCCGGTGGGATCCAACCCTGAGCGGTCTCTGGGGGTCCCCCAATCTTCTCCACCCTCCCGGTCTAGACtctgccttcctttctccctggcGCCTCTGTCCCAACCCTTCTTCCTCCAGGGACACCAGGGGGATTTTTGTAAACGCAGATCTGATCAAGTCACCTGCCTACACTCTCCTCCTACCCCGTGTGGGGACACCCACTCTtagcccaccccagcccctcagcACTGCCAGGGCTGCCCAGCTCGCCTTTGCCCACTCTTGCCTCCGCGTCTGAGGGGCACCGTCCCCACCCACAGGCTGCCTCCACGCCTTTCCGCCCCTTCCACAGCAGCAGGCACAGCCCTGCCCATGGCGTTCCCCCAGCACTTCCCGAGTTGCCACGGTTGACGGCCTCCTCTCAAGCCGTCTCTCACTGGCACAAAGGAGGCGCTTCAGTCAGTGGAGGTTTGTCATATGATGACCTGCGGGACGAGGGCGCCGTGGTCACATGCTGTCTCCTCCCATTTGCTGTGACCTGGGACAGGAGCAGTCCCCAGGAAGGGAGGCGCGGTGTCGGGGTTGCCGTTGGCAGTGTTAAAATGTCATCACTGAGGCTAAATGTGTGTTCTGTCTTTGTCACATGAAAGAGAGTTTGTTTTCAAATCCAGTTGTTTGGGAAAATCACATTCCCCCTGAAGAAGTGACATGTGCAGAGGCCTCATGACTCAGGCTCTCAGGCCTGGAGTTTGGTGTTTGGAGATGGCAGGTGGTGTTGCTAGCAGGAGCCCTGCCGGAGTGGCCTGTCCCTCCAGGACCCATAGGAGGGCCCTGGCACTAGAAGTGGCCGAGTGCTCTGGAGTCCCAGACCTGGGTGGGTCCTGCCTGTGCTTGGGGACCCTCTGGAGCCTCTCTCGGAGGTCCTCACTGTCCCAGGATGCAGGGAGATAGAGCAGGAAGTTAACTCAGCAGCAGCCAGCAGCTGTGGGGTTGTGTTCCGCCCCAAAGCTGGGGTGAGCTGCTAGTCTGCTGGAGTGGAGGGGCCAGCTGCCCAGTCCAGGCCTCTCCTGCCCCACTCTCCACAGTGAGGATCCACCTCGTCCCACATCCATGCTCCTTCCCACCTGCCTCCTGGCTAGAAATTAGCTCAGGGCGCCATACCCTTGATGGACGTCCCCCACCCAGCCCTGGCAGCCTTTCTCTTCCTGTGGACACCTGCAGGGGGTTTGCTGCAGAGGATGGATCGGGGCTTTCTTGGAGCTCCCATGGAGTGTGGACATAGGCGGCtgggatcccaaagtgctgggattacaggcgtgagccaccgcgcccagctgcttgttgttttattaagaaatatttgcggccaggcacagtggctcaagcctgtaatcccagcactttgggaggccaaggagggtggatcatgaggtcaggagttcgagatgagcctggccaataaggtgaaaccccatctctactaaaaatacaaaaattagccgggcgtggtggcgggcgcctgtaatcccagctactcgggaggctgaggcagaagaatcacttgaacccgggaggtggaggttgcagtgagtgaaaatcgcaccactgcactccggcttgggcaacagagtaagactctgtctcaaaaaattataaataaataaataaataaataaataaataaataaacaaacgaaCGAACGAATACAAACGTTTGCTTCTGATCTGCAGGTACCCTGAGCTCTCAAACAGGCATAGTGTTTATGAGGAAAGGCCATGTAGGTCCCTGGAGAAGCTTCCTGGGTGGGAAAGAAGCCGCACTGGGTATGGAGGGCAGCTTGACTGTGGAGAGAGGCACTGGGAGGAGATGGTGGACTGTGAGAGAGCTGCCCCTGACCTGTGCAGTTGCACCTCCCTCTACAGGACCAGCTGGACATCAACCCACTGGGACTGTCACGTCCCAGGCATTCCAGAACACCTTTCTAGCGCCTGGCCTGGGACCCTGTAAGGATGAGAGAGTCCTCAGGCAGCTGAGCTGTCCTGGCCGGCCGGGCTGGGCTGAGTGCTTTCTATCAACAGGCTCAGTAAATTTCTCAACAGAACAGGGACTGGAGCCCATCCCTTGCCAGTTTCCCACTGTGCTTAGAATACAATCCACGGGCCCGTGGGTGTGTCCGTGCTGCCCTCTGCGCCCTGGAGTGCGACAGGCCTGTTCCTCCCTcggcctttgcacctgctctgCTGGTGTCTGGAGTGCTTCGTCCTCAGCAATCCCGGCTGCTTCCTTCTCACTGCTCTGGCTCAGTGTTATCTCCTGGGAGAGGTGTGCCGTGAAGACCCTCAGTAAAGTAGCTGTCACCCTCCAGACCCACCATGTGGACCCCCACCATCTGGAACTTTCTCTGTCTGTAATTCTTGTGAGTCTCATGGGTGTCAGATGgaatttttcctattttcctgGAATTGCAGGCTGGGCCCAAGGCTGATGACCAAAGACAGGAGGAGTGCTTCTCCGCTCCACACTCAGGGAGCCGGTGGCAGCCAGGCTGACAGGTGCCACCTCGGAGAACCAGCGCCACCTCACTCCATGCCTCTGCAGGGAACTCGAGACTGATGGGGAAGCACCTTTAGGTGAGGGCAGTGCACTGTCCATGGCAAGAAGCAATGTGCTCGCTCCCCAGAGGCTTCAGGAAGGTGGCCTCCCCCACAGGAGGCACCCTCACAGGGCCCTGCTGGCACTGTCTGCCCGGGGCTGCCTGAACCCGGAGAGAGAGTGGGATAGACTGTTCACGGGGTGTCACCCTAATGTCACCTGCACCCCACCCTGTCAGTCCAGAGTGGGGCTCAACCCATAGGGGTTGCTTGGGAATTGTTGCCCGTGAGGAGTTGGGTGTTATTATCGGCTCCGCTCTACAGACATGGCAACTGCAGTTTAGGGAAGATGCACGGCTTGTCTGCATTTCAAGCAaacaagtggcagagctggatcTTGCGGCCAGGCCTGTCTGACTGCAAAGCTGGACCGTTTCCACGGTAGCCCCTGCCTCCCCTCTCACTCCCTCCGCGGCCGCCACCTCCGGCTCCGCACCTTCATCAGGGGTTGGGGGACTGCGGGGAACAGACCAGGCCTTGTTTGCTGCGTAGGAGCAGGTGCAGCTTATGATGTACAACAGCAGCCAGCCAGCAGACAGACAACAGGGAAAGCCACTCGGCCGTCGAAACTCACCTCCAGAGTGTGGGCACTCAAGCCCGTAAGTGCGCTGGCCCAGGATAGTTTATGTTTTTCCTCAGTTTCCACCTCCCCTTACTTCCTCATCTCAGTGGCCAGTTTAAAGAAAACCTCACTCAGTTGTGAATGCAAGAAAAAGGTTTGGCAGGATATATACCAAAATGTGAATAGCGATTATCTGTATGTAGAAGGGGAGTAGGATTAGAGAGGTAATTTAAACAGAACTCTACACTTTCACTCCCTAATTTTGGtactatttgattttttgtgatttttgcattcaaatatcactggcataataaaagacttttttttttttttttttttttaacctaagaaAACCAATCTGGACctcgtttttatttatttattttattttattttcagacagtcttgctctgtcacccaggctggatggagttcagtggtgcaatcatgtctcactgcagcctcgacctcctgggctctagtgatcctcccacctcagcctcctgagtagctgggactataggtgtgcaccaccatgcctggcaaatttatttatttattttttattttttgagatggtgtcccactctgtcgtccagtctagagtgcagcagtgtgatcttggctcactgcaacctctgcctgccgggttcaagcagttctcctgcctcagcctcccaagtagctgggactacaggaatgcgccaccatgcccagctaattttttgtattttaagtagagacgggattttacctgctggtcaggctggtctcaaactcctaaccttgtgatccacctgcctcggcctcccaaagtgctgggattacaggcgtgagccaccgtgcctggcccgcctggctaatttttgtattatttttacagagatggagttttgccatgttgtgtgggctagtcttgaactcctgggcttggcctcaaaagatcctcccccctcagcctcccaaatagctgggattattggtgtatgccaccatgcctggccatggtttgtttgttttttttttttttggcagagatgaggtctcattatgttgcccaggctggtcttgaattcctgggctgaagtgatccacccgcctcggcctcccaaagtgctgggattataggtgtgagccactgtgctggcctggacctggtttttgttttgttttgttttgtttgtttgtttgttttttgttgttgttttttttttttttttgagacggaatctcactcagtcgcccaggctggagtgcagtggcgcgatctcggatcactgcaagctctgcctcccaggttcacgccgttctcctgcctcagcctcccaagtagctgggactacaggcgcctactgccacgccaggctaattgtttgcatttttagtagagatggggtttcaccatgttagccaggatggtctcgatctcctgacctcgagatctgcctgcctcggcctcccaaagtgctgggattacaggcgtgagccaccgcgcccagcctggaccTGGTTTTTATAGATGCCTTAAATGGTTTGTTGCCTTGTGTGCACAGCCCCAGAAATGTCGTGCTGCTCTGTTTTTTGAGTGAGGGATTGGGGAACAAGAAAGAATCTAAGGGCTCCCTCGGGGTCTTCTGCACACGTCCTTGGCTCGGGTGTCCCTCTGAGTCCAGCACATCGCTGGACCATTCACAGCAGCAAACACAACTTGGGATCTGCATCTCCCTGAGGGAACTTTGCGAGGTGCAGTCACAACTTTTGCTGTTTCCAGTTTAATATTCAACCTGAATCTGGGGCCAGCTGAATGGAGGCTGGTGCTGCTCTGCCCAGCTCCTGTTCTGTTTAGAAACATGTTTATTGCCTTAAGAAGGAGTCAGTTCTTTCACCCAAACAGGATGGGCCTGGAGTTCCTCCAGAGGCTAGTGGGCCCAGagctgggaaggagggatgtaTCGTGCAGTGTGAGCATGGCCGGGCGCATGTGAGTGGACCTGTCGGCCTGGCCTTCAGGACCAGGGAAGGGGGGAGCCCTCGCCGCCTTCCCTCCCAGGACAAAGCAAACCAATCAATGGTCTTAagggtttcttttcttctgaggcCTAGTCCTGCTGTAGGCAAGGTTTTTCCAGTGGGATGTATTAAAATCAacttcagtggctcatgcttgtaatctcagcactttgggaggctgaagcaggcggatcacctgaggtcgggagttcgagaccagcttgaccaacatggagaaaccgtctctattaaaactacaacattagccgggagtggtggcaaatgcctgtaatcccagctactcgggaggctgaggcagaggaattgcttgaacccagggaggcagaggttgcagtgagctgagattgcgccactgcactccagcctggatgacagtgtggcactctgtctcaaaaaataaagaaataaaaaatggctacaatggtaaatttatttttattttttagttttttgagacagagtcttgctctgtcgcctgggctggagtgcagtggcgcgatctcggctcactgcaagctctgcctcccgggttcacgccattctcctgcctcagcctccctagtagctgggactacaggtgcccaccaccgcacctggctaattattttgtatttttagtagagacgggtttgcaccatgttagccaggatggtctcgatctcctgacctcgtgatctacctgtctcggcctcccaaagtgctgggattacaggtgtgagccaccgtgcccggcctaaaatggttaattttatgctatgtgtattttaccacacacacagaaacacagtaTCGAGGTACTTTCCCAAGACAGTGTCTCACAGACATAGGTTTTACACTATGATTTTTACCTTTCACGAACTGTTTTAAAGTAGAATTTGCCTTATAATAGGTAGGTGAATGTTCTAGCTGCAAGAGAAACCAGAGTGGTCTGGTCACTTAACCAAAACTTGCTGAAGCAGACCCCTGTGGCATTCCGGGAACTTGTACCATCCCAGGCGGAAAGGTTAGTCTGATGTGCATAAGCAAACCTTGCACTTCTGTGCCCAGGACAGTAGCCTTGCGCCAGGGAAGTCACCTGTTGTCCAGAATCCCGCAGGGCACATCTTACCCACTCCTTTTATGTTTGCCTGAGCCCAAGGGTTGCTGTTCTTGGAGAAACACCAACCACCCCACTTGACTTCTGGCTCATTTGGATCCAGAAATATGCAGTTTTAAGGCTGCAGCACCTTCCATTTAGGTCCCAGCTCTCCCTCTGGAAACATGCCTGCTCCTCACCAGAGATTCCTCCCTGGAGCACCTGCCCGAAGCATAGCTTTCAAGCTGGTGGTTTTAGAAAGTTAAGAGCTGGCTTCAGAATTCCGACAGGGTGAGACAGCACAGGCTGTGACTTTCTTACCATGCACAGCTGGTTGAAGAGAACTGGGaacgggctgggcgcggtggctcacgcctgtcatcctagcactttgggaggctgaggcgggtggatcacgagatcaggagatcaagaccagcctggacaacatggtgaaaccccatctctactaaaaatacaaaaactagctgggcgtggtggcaggcgcctgtaatcccagctactcaggaggctgaggcaggagaatcgcttgagcccgggaggcgaaagttgcagtgagccgagattacaccactgcactccaacccgggcgacagtgcaagactccgtctcaaaaaaaaaaaaagagagaactagAACGAAGCATCTCTTTGCTCAAAGTGATCTTCTCAACTGGGGGCTCCCTTTCAGAAGGACCCCAGGGTGCAGGGTGGTGTTTGGGAGCCTGGGGTGGACCATGCTGAAGCGGGGAGGTGTCTTAAGCAGGGTCAGGccctttttttggtagagatggggtctcaccatgttgccaaggctggtcttgaactcctggcctcaaatagtcctcccaccttggcctcctgagtagctgggattatagatatgggccactgtgcccaaccaaggGCCAAGCTCTTGAAACCCTTATAGAAACTCTATCTCTAGCCTGTCATTACTCAGAATCTGTGTGACCTGTTCCGGTAACTTCATAAGTTCTGTGAAAAGAAGGTATACTCCGAAGTTTGTAATGGCTTCTCAGAACAGTCACTTGTCTTAAGTGGAAGCCCTTCTAATACTTACACAAAGATTAAGACAAATAATGTGGCTGGGCACCATGACTtccacttgtaattccagcatggtgggaagatcacttgaggcctgcggttcaaggccaacctgggaaacagaacaagaccccgtcacacacacacacacacacacacacacacacacacacacacacaaataataataataaacaaaacaggccaggtgcactggctcacacttgtaatcccagcactttgggaggctgcggtgggtggattgctagaggtcaggagttcaagaccagcctgggtaacatggtaaaatctcatctctactaaaaagagaaaaaattagctggacatggtggcgcctaactgtagtcccagctacagctgaggtgagaggatcacctgagcccaggaggcagaggttgcagtgcgccgagatggtgccattgcactctagcctggatgtcaacgcaaaaccttgtctcaaaccaaataaaacaaggccaggcacagtggctcatacctgtaatcccaacattttgagaggccaagacaggatgattgcttgagcccaggagttcaagaccagcctggagggcatagtgagaccccatctctacaaaaaaataaaaaattaggccagggcAGTGCCTCTCGTctataatcccacactttgggaggccaaggcgggcagatcacgaggtcaggagtttgagaccagcctggccaacatggtgaaatcctgtctctactaaaaatacaaaacaattagccaggcatggtggtatatgcctatagtcccagctactcagaaggctgagtcaggagactcgcttgaaccaggggctcagaggttgcagtgagtggagatcgtgacactgtacgccagcctgggtgacagggtgagactccacctcaaaaaaaaaaaaattagctgggcacggtggtggacacctgtcgtcccagctactcgggaggctgaggcaggaagattgttcAAGCCATTCAAAGCTGCAGAGAGCAAGGTCACGCCACTACACCACCCTCCAacctgggccatagagtgagaccctgtctcaaaagaaaagaaaacaggctgggcgcggtggctcacacctgtaatcccagcactttgggaggctgaggcaggcagatcatgaggttaggagattgagaccatcctggctaacacagtgaaaccccgtctctactaaaaatacaaaaattagctgggcgtggtggcgggcgcctgtagtcccagttactcaggaggctgaggcaggagaatggcgtgaacccggggggcggagcttgcagtgagccgagattgcaccactgcactccagcctgggcaacagagcgagactctgtctcaaaaaaaaaaaaaagaaaaagaaaagaaaagaacaccaCATTTGAAAAAATACGTTCTTTGAAATGTGAACCTtgaaacacagatgcaaaaaatgttttttttaatccttcaGAGTGTGAGATGGCAGACAGGTTTGCTGAAAACCCTCAGAAAGGGGGCTGGAGGATTTAGCCGCTCTGTcctcccctccctgcagcccAGGGCTTCCTCCCTAGCACAGTGGCGCTATGGACTCTCCGGTATACAACTGCTTCGTGGACAGAGACAAGATGGACGCTGCCATCCAGGACCTGGGGCCCAAGGAGCTGAGCTACACTGAACTGCAGGAATTGAAGCAGCTGGCGCGCCAGGGCTACTGGGCCCAAAGCCACGCCCTATGGGGAAAGGTGTACCAGCGCCTGATCCGGGACATTCCCTGCCGAACAGTCATGCCCGACGCCAGCGTGTACAGCGACATCGTGGGCAAGATCGTGGGCAAGCACAGCAGCAGCTACCTGCCGCTGCCCGAGTTCGTGGACAACACACAGGTGCCCAGCTACTGCCTGAATGAGTGCGGTGAGGGGGCTGTGCGCAAGATCCTCCTGTGCATTGCCAACCAGTTCCCCGACATCTCCTTCTGCCCCGCCCTGCCGGCCGTGGTGGCCCTGCTGCTGCACTACAGCACTGACGAAGTCGAGTGCTTCGAGAAGGCCTGCCGCATCCTGGCCTGCAACGACCCCGGCAGGAGGCTGATCGACCAGAGCTTCCTGGCCTTTGAGTCGTCCTGCATGACGTTTGGGGACCTGGTGAACAAGTACTGCCAGGCGGCCCACAAGCTGATGGTGGCCGTGTCGGAGGACGTCCTGCAGGTTTATGCGGACTGGCAGCGCTGGCCGTTTGGGGAGCTGCCCCTCTGCTACTTCGCCCGGGTCTTTGACGTCTTTCTGGTGGAGGGCTACAAGGTGCTGTACCGCGTGGCGCTGGCCATCCTCAAGTTCTTCCACAAGGTGAGGGCCGGGCAGCCCCTGGAGTCGGACAGCGTGAAGCAGGACATCTGCACGTTCGTCAAAGACATCGCCAAGACAGTGTCCCCGGAGAAGCTGCTGGAGAAAGCGTTCGCCATCCGCCTCTTCTCCCGCAAGGAGATCCAGCTCCTGCAGATGGCCAACGAGAAAGCCCTGAAGCAGAAGGGCATCACTGTGAAGCAGAAGAGGTAGGTCCCTGGCAGCCAGTGAGGGGCACACCCAGGGtagggggctggggcaggacgTGTCCGGCATGAGCTCATCCTGCTGGCCTCCAGGCGGCCTCTGCCCGTggtccacccacccatctgtgCATGGCTGGAAAGACACTGAAACAGGAAGGATCTTCCCAGTTACAGCCACAGACAAGGGACATCGGTTCCTATCCTCTGGGACCAGGCCCACGGCTGAGATGAAAGCTGATGCTGGCCACGGGGTCAGAAGGCATTGTGGGAGGCCAGGCCCACTCCCAGGGTTATTTCAGGGCAGCCCCTGCTCCACCCCTCCAGCTCTGGGCTCCATGGCTGGTCTCTGCTGTGGTTGCTGGGCATGGCCTCCCTGCCTGGAGCACAGCCCCAGGGGAGCAGGGTCAGGGGTTCATGGTGTCCTATGTGCATTTGGCAGCCGGCACTGTGGTGGTGCCACGCTGCGGTCTGTTGACGTGCAGTCCTCTTTCTTCTGGGCCAGCAAAGGCCTGTCGGGGGATCGGTACTCACACTAACTTCtccttgtctgttttatttttcttctccatgtCCGTTGCTTTCTCCTGTTTTTCAGTGTGTCACTTTCTAAAAGGTAGGTCTGAAACTGCATCCGTACACCTGGCCTCTGTCTTTCCACCAGGCTGACTCTAGGCCAGCTGATGCCCTGGGTCCCAGGGCTGCTCTCGCGGGCCGGCTTCGGCAGTGCTGCCTCTGAGCTGGACTGCTGCTCAGGCGCCTTCTGTCTGTGTgtctgcctgcctccctgcctgtcTGCCTCTGTCATGCTATGTCCTGGTGCTTGACTCACCCCGAAGCCTTGTCTTGCCAGAGCGGTCATTCTCTGTCCTGATTTCTTAGAGAAAAGGTGCATTGTCCCCATCCAAGCTGGGCACTCTCCCTTCTGTAAcgggtgggaggtggggcttcTGGGAACTTTCTCCCTGTTGGGCACCTAGAACCTGGCCCTAAACCGGGGCAAGCAGGCGAGAAGTTCCCTCTGGGCTTAGTTCCAAAGAGGCTCTGGGGCATACCTTGGGAGACATGGCCTGGCCCCGGACATGGCTTCAGGCTCTGACCCCTGCTTGCTCCCCTCAGGCAGTTTGTACACTTGGCCGTCCATGCAGAGAACTTCCGCTCAGAGATCGTCAGCGTGAGGGAGATGAGAGACATCTGGTCCTGGGTCCCCGAGCGCTTTGCCCTGTGCCAGCCCCTCCTGCTGTTCTCCTCCCTGCAGCATGGGTACAGCCTGGCCAGGTAACACCCCAAGGGGCCAGAGCGGGCGGCAGAGCTGCCCAGCCACATGTCCTGCCCACAGAGGCTGGAAATGGGCCTCAAACCTGGGCACCTGGTGAGGCCCTGCTTCTTCCTGTGGGGCCTAAGAATCAGGGTCCTTTTCTGGGCTTCTGCCCTCCCCAGGCCACCCAGACTTTGGGAGTCATGGCCAGGCATGCCACAGCTTGGGGCCGTGCAGGCGTCATGAAGATGTGGGAGGCAGAATCCCCACCTCGGAGCTCACAGCATTGTCTTGGTTGGGGGACCATGTGCGTGGCAGGTCCCGGTTGTACTCGCTCCCCACCCTGTCATCCACGTGGTGCTCTGTCAGGGACGCCAGGCCTACTGCCCTCCAGGGTGGCGCTGCCAGGTGCAGCCAGGGAGCCTCCCTCTAGCCTTGAACAGCATGTGGCCGTGGGAGCTCTGGGTTGGGCCTGGGATGACCTGGAGGTGAGGTAGGCAGAGCTGGTCCAGCCCCCACCCGGCACCGTTCACAGGTTCACAACGCCTCTAGCTTTTTGGCATAGCTGGAGCCACTTCTCCTGGCCCTGCCAAGGACACAAGCCAAGCTTTGGGCGCCACATTGGCAGACACGGGCATCTTTGGCTCCCACGTGCCTGGGCTGCGAGGATGAGCCAAACCTCCCCACCACGGGGACCTGTTCCTCTGGTTCCtacttccccagcccctggcgcTTGGCTCTGCACTGGGGCCTTCCGCTGCAGGCCTCTCCCCTGAGTCACACCAGGGCAGGCTGTCCTGGGGATGGCAGAAAAGGGCCCGGTGAGAAGAACACCTGGGTGAGGGTGTTGTCGGGACCCAGAGAGAAGGAAGCACAGTTCCCAGGTCTTCCGCCCCAAGACAGCCGGggccagtggaggctgcaggaggCAGCTGGGAGGGTGTGCAGGGTGACAGCTGGCATGCATGTCTCTACGCCAGGTTCTACTTCCAGTGTGAAGGACATGAGCCTACCCTCTTGCTCATCAAGACCACGCAGAAGGAGGTGAGCAGGGACCCGGGAGCCAGGGCTGGCTCTGATGGTCTCTGGAGCCTAGGCCTCCTGGGCTGGAGCCAGAGTTAGAACGTGGGTGTGGCCAGCACATGGGGCTCATCCCACGCTCAGGGTCACAAGGGGAAATAAGACTATCCCCAGCACAGCCCCCGCCCACCCTTATTGCCAGCCCCAAGCCAGGGGCAGGGTGCATGCACGCTGCCTTGCCTACACAACCCCtgccctggggtgggggtgggagacgGTGATGCCTGCACCCCCACCTGTGACTTGGTGGGGCTGGAGTAGGCTGGAGCACAGGGACGCTCCTGGGGGCCTGTGGGCACAGCCTCACTCAGACCTTTCCCCCAGGTGTGTGGTGCTTACCTGTCCACAGACTGGAGTGAGAGAAATGTTTGGAGGCAAACTGGGCTTCTTTGGGACCAGAGAATGCTTTGTGTTTAGGGTGAGTGGGGCCAAGTGCCCCCCAACCCCCATGCAGACCCTGTAGCTGCATTGCTCTGGGAGTACCCGCCTGCCCTGGGGACACTGTTTGATGTCACCATGGCAGTCACCCAGCAGCGTCATCGCCATGTGTGCTTCGGGTTTGATC is part of the Chlorocebus sabaeus isolate Y175 chromosome 16, mChlSab1.0.hap1, whole genome shotgun sequence genome and encodes:
- the LOC140708755 gene encoding LOW QUALITY PROTEIN: TBC1 domain family member 24-like (The sequence of the model RefSeq protein was modified relative to this genomic sequence to represent the inferred CDS: inserted 2 bases in 1 codon), translating into MDSPVYNCFVDRDKMDAAIQDLGPKELSYTELQELKQLARQGYWAQSHALWGKVYQRLIRDIPCRTVMPDASVYSDIVGKIVGKHSSSYLPLPEFVDNTQVPSYCLNECGEGAVRKILLCIANQFPDISFCPALPAVVALLLHYSTDEVECFEKACRILACNDPGRRLIDQSFLAFESSCMTFGDLVNKYCQAAHKLMVAVSEDVLQVYADWQRWPFGELPLCYFARVFDVFLVEGYKVLYRVALAILKFFHKVRAGQPLESDSVKQDICTFVKDIAKTVSPEKLLEKAFAIRLFSRKEIQLLQMANEKALKQKGITVKQKSVSLSKRQFVHLAVHAENFRSEIVSVREMRDIWSWVPERFALCQPLLLFSSLQHGYSLARFYFQCEGHEPTLLLIKTTQKEVCGAYLSTDWSERNXFGGKLGFFGTRECFVFRLQPEVQRYEWVVIKHPELTKPPSLMAAEPTAPLSHSASSDPADRLSPFLAARHFNLPSKTESMFMAGGSDCLIVGGGGGQALYIDGDLNRGRTSHCDTFNNQPLCSENFLIAAVEAWGFQDPDTQ